In Oscillatoria acuminata PCC 6304, a single window of DNA contains:
- a CDS encoding universal stress protein: MTYHKILVAIDRSPQADFVIEQVIDLAEKEKAELMLFHAIQVEALAEISPMVGTGMGLSPSLGREIPEIQQQRLEAQVRKTKEILQGYAEMAMARNIPTICHHTIGDPSVLSCELAKSWGANLIVVGRRGRKGMTELFLGSVSNYITHNAPCSVLIVQGALPVT; encoded by the coding sequence ATGACTTATCATAAAATTCTGGTCGCAATTGATCGTTCCCCCCAAGCTGATTTTGTCATCGAACAGGTTATCGATTTAGCGGAAAAAGAAAAAGCAGAACTGATGCTATTTCATGCAATCCAAGTCGAAGCCTTAGCAGAGATTTCGCCGATGGTGGGGACTGGCATGGGGTTAAGTCCATCTTTAGGACGAGAAATCCCCGAAATTCAGCAACAACGACTTGAAGCGCAAGTCCGAAAAACCAAAGAAATACTCCAGGGATATGCTGAAATGGCAATGGCCCGTAATATCCCCACTATCTGCCATCATACTATTGGCGATCCGAGTGTCCTCTCTTGTGAGTTAGCCAAAAGCTGGGGCGCTAACTTAATTGTAGTCGGTCGCCGAGGTCGCAAAGGGATGACGGAACTCTTTTTAGGCAGTGTCAGTAACTATATTACCCATAATGCACCTTGCTCTGTTTTAATTGTCCAAGGTGCGTTACCCGTAACCTAA
- a CDS encoding HepT-like ribonuclease domain-containing protein, which yields MKTDKLYLSNIKECIEKVEIYTQEGKAVFMTNAMMQDAVIRNLEIIGEATKRVSPDLRNQYSNIPWRQMAGLRDVLIHDYLRIDLQEIWEVIETDLPLLKPQVETILQNITE from the coding sequence ATGAAAACCGATAAACTTTACCTCAGTAATATCAAAGAATGTATTGAAAAAGTTGAAATTTACACTCAGGAAGGAAAAGCCGTATTTATGACAAACGCCATGATGCAAGATGCGGTGATCAGGAACCTGGAAATTATTGGTGAAGCCACTAAACGAGTCTCTCCAGACTTAAGAAATCAATATTCAAATATCCCTTGGCGACAGATGGCAGGTTTACGAGATGTGTTAATCCATGATTACCTAAGAATAGATTTACAAGAAATTTGGGAAGTTATTGAAACGGATTTACCCCTGCTAAAACCACAAGTAGAAACGATTCTTCAAAACATCACCGAGTAA
- a CDS encoding nucleotidyltransferase family protein gives MLHSPKMLPPIITINKQKILDISAKYGASNVRVFGSYARGDNTHTSDIDFLMDIETGKSLLNRIALKQELEDLLKISIDIAKPETLHEAIKEQVLSEAIPL, from the coding sequence ATGCTCCATTCCCCAAAAATGCTCCCCCCTATCATCACCATCAATAAACAAAAAATACTCGATATTTCGGCAAAATATGGAGCCAGTAATGTGCGAGTCTTTGGCTCTTATGCTAGAGGAGACAATACCCATACCAGCGATATTGATTTCTTGATGGATATCGAAACTGGAAAAAGCCTCTTAAATCGTATTGCTTTAAAACAAGAGCTTGAAGACTTATTAAAGATAAGTATCGACATTGCCAAGCCTGAAACCCTCCATGAAGCGATTAAAGAACAAGTTTTAAGTGAAGCTATACCCTTATGA
- a CDS encoding ShlB/FhaC/HecB family hemolysin secretion/activation protein has product MLWKNRLSQVGWHGDCSMQQHMILNVLRYGVSIPVFLAIANFSGGQALAADIEPLLPGESADFVTLDPDETVREKAINSSDRFQIFGTQGKKADSTMPTTPPGEFGNLGWLEHGETSCDRQASRNENRPCDDSRKINLQSITSPEQPPILSTEMPEAIAQTPPSQPPQPPTQEPLPPLPEVDPTPPEDQEPPVLTPPEEQPAPDESPEVEIPIRQVNVTGSTVLTPTEIQTIVAEVEGQTVSLDRLRQVADQITQIYLDRGYITSRAVLVDQVIEDGIVEIQVIEGTLAAIEVEGNNRVRESYIRSRIELGGGAPLNTARLEDQLRLLRLDPLFQNIEASLRAGDEIAQSILTVRVQEANPFGLNLGADNLSPPSVGSERLGGTVRYRNVTGFGDEIAASYYWGTGDSQIYDLSYRIPVNAMNGTLGFRVAPNRNGIVQDEFRALNIEGESQLYEVSFRQPWVRSPRQEFATSLGFTFQESQTFVAGEPFGFGSGPSADGITRTSTFKIGADYLRRDVQGAWSVRSLLNIGTGLFDATDNEDPIPDGQFLSWISQVQRVQRLGGSQLLIVQADLQLSPHSLLSSQQFVIGGGQSLRGYRQNVRSGDNGFRFSVENRIVILRDTSGIPVFQFAPFLDVGTVWNHGDNPNQLPRQTFLAGIGMGVLWQVFPGLNVRVDYGRPIFQIDDKGTNAQDEGFYFTVNYQL; this is encoded by the coding sequence ATGCTCTGGAAGAATAGGCTATCTCAAGTGGGTTGGCATGGTGATTGTTCGATGCAGCAGCACATGATATTAAACGTTCTGCGGTATGGGGTTTCAATTCCGGTATTTTTGGCGATCGCCAATTTTTCCGGGGGTCAAGCCCTAGCAGCAGACATCGAACCCTTACTCCCTGGGGAATCAGCAGATTTTGTGACTCTAGATCCCGATGAAACAGTCCGGGAAAAAGCCATTAACAGTAGCGATCGCTTCCAGATATTTGGAACTCAGGGAAAAAAAGCCGATTCCACAATGCCAACAACCCCTCCTGGAGAATTTGGAAATTTGGGGTGGCTAGAGCATGGAGAAACGAGTTGCGATCGCCAAGCGTCTCGGAACGAGAATCGCCCCTGTGATGACAGTCGAAAGATCAATTTACAAAGCATAACATCTCCAGAGCAACCCCCTATACTGAGCACCGAGATGCCCGAGGCGATCGCCCAAACCCCTCCCTCCCAGCCCCCGCAACCTCCCACCCAAGAGCCATTACCCCCCCTACCCGAGGTAGATCCGACCCCTCCAGAAGACCAAGAACCCCCCGTCTTGACTCCCCCAGAAGAACAACCCGCCCCAGATGAATCTCCCGAGGTAGAAATTCCCATTCGCCAGGTGAACGTGACTGGCTCTACTGTACTAACTCCCACAGAGATTCAAACCATTGTTGCCGAAGTTGAGGGACAAACCGTTTCCCTCGATCGCCTCAGACAAGTTGCCGATCAAATCACCCAAATTTATCTCGATCGCGGTTATATCACCTCCCGCGCCGTGCTTGTAGATCAAGTCATTGAGGATGGCATTGTCGAAATTCAAGTCATTGAAGGGACTTTAGCCGCCATTGAAGTCGAAGGGAACAACCGCGTCAGAGAGTCCTATATCCGCTCTCGCATCGAACTTGGGGGGGGCGCGCCCTTGAATACCGCCCGCTTGGAAGATCAGTTGCGGTTACTGCGCCTCGACCCTTTATTTCAAAATATTGAAGCCAGTTTGCGTGCCGGAGACGAAATTGCTCAGAGTATTCTCACCGTGCGGGTCCAAGAAGCCAATCCCTTTGGGTTAAATCTAGGCGCGGATAATTTATCCCCTCCCAGTGTCGGTTCAGAACGCTTAGGGGGAACCGTCCGCTATCGCAACGTGACGGGGTTTGGGGACGAAATTGCCGCGAGTTATTATTGGGGAACCGGAGACTCGCAAATCTACGACCTCAGCTATCGGATTCCGGTGAATGCGATGAATGGGACCCTGGGTTTCCGGGTGGCCCCGAACCGAAATGGCATCGTTCAGGACGAGTTTAGAGCCTTGAATATTGAAGGGGAATCCCAACTGTATGAGGTGAGTTTTCGACAACCTTGGGTGCGATCGCCTCGACAAGAATTTGCCACATCCTTGGGGTTTACCTTCCAGGAAAGTCAAACCTTTGTCGCCGGTGAACCCTTTGGGTTTGGCAGTGGTCCTAGCGCCGATGGGATTACCCGGACTAGCACTTTCAAGATCGGCGCTGACTACCTCCGCCGGGATGTTCAGGGAGCCTGGTCCGTGCGATCGCTGTTGAACATCGGGACGGGTTTATTTGATGCCACTGACAATGAAGACCCCATCCCCGATGGACAATTTTTGAGTTGGATTTCTCAGGTGCAGCGAGTGCAACGGTTGGGGGGGTCTCAATTGTTAATTGTTCAAGCGGATTTACAGTTAAGTCCCCATAGTTTGCTCTCGTCCCAGCAATTTGTGATTGGGGGGGGTCAATCGTTGCGCGGGTATCGTCAAAATGTGCGATCGGGAGATAATGGATTTCGCTTTTCTGTAGAAAACCGCATTGTTATCCTCCGGGATACCTCCGGAATTCCGGTGTTTCAATTTGCCCCCTTTTTAGACGTGGGAACCGTTTGGAATCATGGGGATAATCCCAATCAATTACCGAGACAAACCTTTTTAGCCGGGATAGGAATGGGTGTACTCTGGCAGGTGTTTCCCGGTTTAAATGTGCGGGTTGATTATGGACGGCCTATTTTCCAAATTGATGATAAAGGGACAAATGCTCAAGATGAAGGGTTTTATTTTACAGTTAATTATCAACTGTAA
- a CDS encoding type I restriction-modification system subunit M, translating into MPLLPQTTTAVFSRGTKQCLILNEESVAIASEPPIGYAELKPFLVLTSMDHSTHNKLVSFIWSIADDCLRDVFVRGKYRDVILPMFVLRRLDCLLESTKDAVLEEVRFQREEVGLTVLEPEGLRDASGYVFYNVSDWTLKKLVSTAANNRQILEANLKAYLDGFSSDVKEIIEKFDLRNQIRKMSQSDVLLDVLEKFTSPSINLSPEEVTDPDGRKLPGLTNLGMGYVFEELIRRFNEDNNEEAGEHFTPREVIGLMVHLLFIPVKDKLPPTVWVYDGACGSGGMLTESQDFIQDSEGEIASKADVTLFGKEVNPETYAICKSDMMIKGNNPENIKFGSTLATDEFAGTKFDFMLENPPYGKSWKTEQKLIMDGKEVLDPRFQVELRDFAGEVKTENAIPRSSDGQLLFLMDMVSKMKPLEMSPLGSRIASVHNGSALFTGDAGSGESNIRRYIIENDWLEAIIQLPQNLFYNTGISTYIWVLSNHKAPDRKGKVQLIDGSDLYRKLRKNLGAKNCELAPEHIEQITELYLSMKDEGISKVFNNQDFGFYKVTVERPLRLAAQFTSERIASLRFIGAIAEPMMWVYEQWGDPIYSNIKDHEKEIKAYIEKEEITITPKNLKVLLSSQAWLGQRDLMEIGEKLAYTVGDELWRDFNQFSTAVDDAIADLKLKLSATEKKQIVSAMSWAEESAAPVVKKYHKLKGEKLAGLLAQLNTIEANLADFGYFPTEKAGVWVEYETDSNLRDTENIPLSEDIHGYFLQEVRPHVEDAWLDLSKTAIGYELSFNKYFYKHQPLRSLEEVTAEILQLEAETEGLLKNLVTFGDFG; encoded by the coding sequence TTGCCCCTACTCCCTCAAACCACTACGGCTGTTTTCAGCAGAGGGACCAAGCAATGCCTGATTCTGAATGAGGAGAGCGTGGCGATCGCCTCCGAGCCACCCATAGGGTATGCTGAGTTAAAACCTTTTCTCGTTTTGACATCAATGGATCACAGTACCCACAACAAACTTGTTTCCTTTATCTGGTCGATCGCCGATGACTGTTTGCGCGATGTCTTTGTCCGGGGGAAATATCGGGATGTGATCCTTCCGATGTTTGTGTTGCGACGGCTGGATTGTCTCCTCGAATCAACGAAAGACGCAGTTTTAGAAGAAGTTCGCTTTCAGCGCGAGGAAGTCGGTTTAACTGTTTTAGAACCCGAGGGGTTACGGGATGCGTCGGGCTATGTGTTCTACAACGTTTCAGACTGGACACTCAAAAAATTAGTCAGCACTGCTGCCAATAACCGCCAAATTTTAGAGGCCAATTTGAAGGCGTATCTTGATGGGTTTAGCAGTGATGTCAAGGAAATCATCGAGAAATTTGACCTCCGCAACCAGATCCGCAAAATGAGTCAATCGGATGTGTTGCTGGATGTGCTGGAAAAGTTTACCAGTCCCTCTATCAACCTCAGTCCCGAAGAAGTGACTGACCCCGATGGGCGGAAACTCCCGGGTCTCACAAATTTGGGAATGGGTTATGTCTTTGAGGAGTTGATCCGCCGCTTTAATGAAGACAATAACGAAGAAGCGGGGGAACACTTTACCCCCCGTGAGGTAATTGGCCTCATGGTACATCTGTTGTTTATTCCAGTTAAAGATAAATTACCCCCTACGGTATGGGTTTATGATGGCGCTTGCGGTTCCGGGGGAATGCTCACGGAATCCCAAGATTTTATCCAAGATTCCGAAGGGGAAATCGCCTCAAAAGCTGATGTGACTTTGTTTGGGAAAGAGGTTAATCCCGAAACCTATGCCATTTGTAAATCGGACATGATGATTAAGGGGAATAACCCGGAAAACATCAAATTTGGCTCGACCCTGGCAACGGATGAGTTTGCCGGGACCAAATTCGATTTTATGCTGGAAAATCCGCCTTATGGGAAGTCATGGAAGACTGAGCAGAAATTGATTATGGATGGTAAAGAGGTTTTAGACCCTCGTTTTCAGGTGGAGTTACGGGATTTTGCTGGGGAAGTCAAAACCGAAAATGCGATACCCCGATCCTCCGATGGGCAATTGCTGTTTCTCATGGATATGGTCAGCAAAATGAAGCCTTTGGAGATGAGTCCTTTGGGTTCGCGCATCGCCTCGGTTCATAATGGTTCGGCTTTGTTTACGGGGGATGCGGGGAGCGGTGAAAGTAATATTCGGCGCTATATTATTGAAAATGATTGGCTGGAGGCGATCATTCAGTTACCGCAAAACCTGTTTTATAATACGGGAATTAGTACCTATATTTGGGTTTTGTCGAATCATAAAGCACCGGACCGCAAAGGGAAAGTTCAATTGATTGACGGGTCTGATCTATACCGGAAATTACGGAAAAATCTGGGTGCAAAAAATTGTGAGTTGGCCCCGGAGCATATTGAGCAAATCACCGAGCTTTATCTTTCGATGAAGGATGAAGGTATCTCGAAGGTTTTTAATAATCAAGACTTTGGGTTTTATAAGGTGACGGTGGAACGTCCGTTAAGATTGGCGGCTCAGTTCACCTCGGAAAGAATTGCGAGTTTGCGATTTATCGGCGCGATCGCAGAACCCATGATGTGGGTTTATGAACAGTGGGGAGACCCGATTTACAGTAACATCAAGGACCATGAAAAAGAGATTAAAGCCTATATAGAGAAGGAAGAAATTACCATCACCCCGAAAAATTTAAAGGTTTTACTGTCCAGTCAGGCATGGTTAGGGCAACGGGATTTAATGGAGATTGGCGAAAAATTAGCTTATACCGTTGGGGATGAGTTGTGGAGAGATTTTAATCAATTTTCTACAGCGGTGGATGATGCGATCGCCGATTTGAAACTCAAGTTATCGGCAACGGAGAAAAAGCAGATTGTCAGCGCCATGAGTTGGGCAGAGGAGTCAGCAGCGCCGGTGGTGAAAAAATATCACAAGCTCAAGGGGGAGAAGTTGGCGGGATTATTGGCACAACTGAACACCATTGAGGCAAATCTCGCGGATTTTGGGTATTTCCCCACGGAAAAAGCCGGGGTTTGGGTGGAGTATGAAACCGATAGCAATCTTCGGGATACGGAAAATATTCCTTTAAGTGAAGATATTCACGGCTATTTTTTACAGGAAGTGCGGCCCCACGTTGAGGATGCGTGGCTGGATTTGAGCAAAACGGCGATCGGGTATGAACTCAGCTTTAATAAGTATTTTTACAAACATCAGCCTTTGCGATCGCTGGAAGAGGTAACCGCCGAAATTCTTCAGTTAGAGGCAGAAACCGAGGGGTTATTAAAAAATTTGGTTACTTTTGGGGATTTTGGATAA
- a CDS encoding type I restriction endonuclease subunit R produces the protein MVSKTNEKALEDLIENRLLNDAGYQQGSSKNFDPEFAIDTAKFWQFLETTQPEELKKLADRPNWQRMILERIDRQIKKNGIVSVLKKGVAIDDAELTLYYSHPYNDLNPEIAANFEQNIFSISRQVHFSATDNAPSIDLVIFLNGLAIATLELKNPWTNQTVYHAKKQYCDRNPKEPLFNFGRCLVHFAADTDEIWMTTKLTGKNTYFLPFNQGNNHGKGNPTNPNGHKTSYLWEDVLSRTSLAHILEHFVLLEGKPKDPLPDKTLIFPRYHQRDVVNQLLTDAKTNGPGQTYLIQHSAGSGKSNSITWLAFQLIQLYQTHQSEPLFNSVIVVTDRRNLDKQLRDNIKDFSQVKNIIAHANRSEDLKNALESGKKIIISTIQKFRFIVDGIEGLGDRRFAVIIDEAHSSQSGSSADSLNTTLNQNEDEAEPEDNQDKILKVMQGRKLSKNASYFAFTATPKNTTLEKFGQRQNDGSFTPHHLYSMKQAIEEGFILDVLANYTTYKSYYEIQKSIEDNPQFDTAQAQKKLKAYVESNPKTIATKAEIMVNHFLEQVVSPKKLKGQAKGMVVTRNIKTAIRYYSEIQKLLKAKNADFRAIVAFSGKKKVDGIEHTEESLNGFPSQKIEEKFQSNDYRLLVVANKYLTGFDEPLLHTMYVDKKLQGVLAVQALSRLNRCNNKLGKNDTFILDFANSPSDIKAAFDPFYTATELSEATDVNVLHDLKESLDGLGVYEIHEINEFNQLFFDGVEADQLSPIIDTAAERFNQELELSEEDKIDFKIKAKQFVKVYAQLACLIPFHNLAWEKLHWFLKFLIPKLIVKNPQQEQLDELLNSVDLSTYGIERVTLNAAIALEESSSEIKPQNPNPRGYHEAEKEYDPLDEIIALFNQTHFAQWDATPEEQKIKLINLARNVAQNTDYQTQVVNNPDPQNSRMAIGKLIKQAVNHERRKELTLYKNYSQDPDFERALENSIIRILETALNNPEFDLFSEEAI, from the coding sequence ATGGTCAGTAAAACCAACGAAAAAGCTCTGGAAGACCTCATTGAAAACCGCTTGCTTAATGATGCGGGCTACCAGCAGGGTAGTTCCAAAAACTTTGACCCCGAATTTGCCATTGATACCGCAAAATTTTGGCAATTCCTGGAAACAACCCAACCGGAAGAACTTAAAAAGTTAGCCGATCGCCCCAACTGGCAACGGATGATTCTGGAACGAATCGATCGCCAAATCAAGAAAAACGGGATTGTGTCGGTACTTAAAAAAGGGGTGGCGATCGATGATGCGGAACTGACCCTATACTATAGCCATCCCTATAACGACCTCAACCCCGAGATCGCCGCTAACTTTGAACAGAACATCTTTTCTATTAGCCGCCAAGTCCACTTTTCCGCCACAGACAACGCCCCATCCATCGATTTGGTCATTTTCCTCAATGGCTTGGCGATCGCAACCCTGGAACTTAAAAATCCTTGGACAAACCAAACCGTCTACCACGCTAAAAAACAATACTGCGATCGCAATCCCAAAGAACCCCTCTTTAACTTTGGTCGGTGTTTAGTCCACTTTGCCGCCGATACGGATGAAATTTGGATGACCACCAAACTCACCGGAAAAAACACCTATTTCCTACCCTTCAATCAAGGAAATAATCACGGCAAAGGCAACCCCACCAACCCCAACGGACACAAAACTAGCTATCTCTGGGAAGATGTTTTAAGCCGTACCAGCCTCGCCCATATTCTGGAACATTTCGTTTTACTCGAAGGCAAACCCAAAGACCCTCTCCCAGATAAAACCCTGATTTTCCCCCGTTATCACCAAAGGGATGTCGTCAACCAACTCCTCACCGATGCTAAAACGAACGGTCCCGGTCAAACCTATTTAATCCAACATTCTGCCGGTTCTGGGAAATCAAACTCAATCACCTGGCTGGCATTTCAACTGATTCAACTTTACCAAACCCACCAAAGTGAGCCCTTATTTAACTCCGTAATTGTTGTCACCGATCGCCGCAACCTTGACAAACAACTCCGGGACAATATTAAAGACTTTTCCCAAGTCAAAAATATTATTGCCCATGCCAACCGTTCCGAAGACTTGAAAAATGCCCTGGAATCGGGCAAAAAAATCATTATCAGTACCATCCAAAAATTTAGATTCATTGTGGATGGCATCGAAGGGTTAGGCGATCGCCGCTTTGCGGTTATCATCGATGAAGCCCACAGCAGCCAGAGTGGAAGTTCAGCGGACTCCCTGAATACAACCCTCAATCAAAATGAGGACGAAGCAGAACCGGAAGACAACCAAGACAAAATCCTCAAGGTCATGCAGGGGCGTAAACTCAGCAAAAACGCCTCCTATTTTGCCTTTACCGCCACCCCGAAAAACACCACCCTCGAAAAATTTGGGCAACGTCAAAACGATGGCAGTTTCACACCCCATCATCTCTACTCCATGAAACAGGCGATCGAGGAAGGCTTTATCCTCGATGTCCTCGCCAACTATACCACCTATAAAAGCTACTACGAAATCCAAAAATCCATCGAAGATAATCCCCAATTCGACACCGCCCAAGCCCAAAAGAAACTCAAAGCCTACGTCGAAAGCAATCCCAAAACCATCGCCACCAAAGCCGAAATCATGGTGAATCACTTCCTAGAACAAGTGGTTAGCCCCAAAAAACTCAAAGGGCAAGCCAAGGGGATGGTGGTTACCCGCAATATTAAAACGGCGATTCGGTACTATTCGGAAATCCAAAAACTGCTCAAGGCTAAAAATGCAGACTTTCGGGCGATCGTTGCTTTCTCCGGAAAAAAGAAAGTAGACGGCATTGAACACACTGAAGAATCCCTCAACGGCTTTCCCAGTCAGAAGATTGAAGAGAAGTTTCAAAGCAATGATTATCGCCTGTTAGTGGTCGCCAATAAGTACCTAACCGGCTTCGATGAACCCCTACTTCACACCATGTATGTGGATAAAAAATTACAGGGAGTCCTCGCTGTGCAAGCCCTTTCTCGCCTCAATCGCTGTAACAACAAACTGGGCAAAAACGATACGTTTATCCTCGATTTCGCCAACAGCCCCAGCGACATTAAAGCCGCCTTCGATCCGTTCTACACCGCCACCGAACTCAGCGAAGCCACCGATGTCAATGTTCTCCATGACTTGAAAGAGAGCCTAGACGGATTAGGCGTCTATGAAATCCACGAAATCAACGAATTTAATCAACTGTTTTTTGACGGCGTAGAAGCGGATCAACTTAGCCCAATTATCGATACCGCAGCGGAACGCTTTAACCAGGAACTGGAACTAAGCGAAGAGGACAAAATCGATTTTAAAATTAAAGCCAAACAATTTGTCAAAGTTTATGCTCAACTCGCCTGTTTAATCCCCTTTCATAACCTCGCTTGGGAAAAACTGCATTGGTTCCTAAAATTTCTCATTCCCAAACTGATTGTCAAAAATCCCCAACAGGAGCAACTCGATGAACTGCTCAATAGCGTGGATCTCAGTACCTACGGCATTGAACGAGTGACCCTGAATGCAGCGATCGCCTTGGAGGAATCTAGCAGTGAGATTAAACCCCAGAATCCCAACCCCCGGGGTTACCATGAAGCGGAAAAAGAATATGACCCCCTAGACGAAATCATTGCCCTGTTTAATCAAACTCACTTTGCTCAATGGGACGCCACCCCGGAAGAACAAAAAATTAAACTGATTAACCTTGCTCGTAATGTCGCCCAAAATACGGATTATCAAACCCAGGTGGTGAACAATCCGGACCCGCAGAATAGCAGAATGGCGATCGGTAAACTCATCAAACAAGCGGTCAATCATGAGCGCCGCAAAGAACTAACCTTGTACAAAAATTACTCCCAAGACCCAGATTTTGAACGGGCTCTTGAAAACAGTATTATTCGCATTCTGGAAACCGCCCTCAACAATCCAGAATTTGATTTGTTCTCAGAAGAAGCCATCTAA
- a CDS encoding restriction endonuclease subunit S, whose product MGSLPRHKNYKDSGVEWLGEIPEHWSIKKIKFICQYNQITLEDNTDPNLEVSYVDIGAVTQGAINKVECFSFKNAPSRARRKAKEGDTIISTVRTYLKAISYIQKNYENCVFSTGFCILSPNEEINNKFFTYLVQSENFINEVVRFSEGVSYPSITPIKLSNLQVCIPAFAEQKRIVEFLDSKCGEIDEAISKKQRLIELLEEQKTILINQAVTKGLNSDVSMKDSGIEWLGEIPEHWDISRLGFVAKIGNGSTPDRANISFWKNGSIPWLNSSKVNETIVTYADQFVTPEAVNQCHLPIVKPNSLILAITGEGKTRGTVAICKIETTINQHLAYISLITKKIQLDFLFLYLKAMYQNMRNDSSGGGSTKGAITCQDIKKYSLPIPPIKEQNEIVDNLEKSISIMKTLKEKILQEIEKLTELKQILIAEAVTGKIKV is encoded by the coding sequence ATGGGGAGTTTGCCGAGACATAAAAATTACAAGGATAGTGGCGTTGAATGGTTGGGGGAAATTCCTGAGCATTGGAGTATTAAAAAAATAAAATTTATTTGCCAATATAATCAAATAACTCTGGAAGATAATACAGATCCAAATCTGGAAGTTTCTTATGTAGATATTGGAGCAGTCACTCAAGGAGCTATCAATAAAGTAGAATGTTTTTCATTTAAGAATGCTCCTTCCAGGGCCAGGAGGAAGGCGAAAGAAGGAGATACAATTATTTCAACTGTAAGAACTTATTTAAAAGCAATTTCTTATATCCAAAAAAATTATGAGAACTGTGTTTTTTCGACTGGATTTTGCATTTTAAGCCCTAACGAAGAAATTAACAATAAATTTTTTACATATTTAGTGCAATCAGAAAATTTTATCAATGAAGTAGTTAGATTTTCTGAAGGGGTAAGTTATCCATCAATTACACCGATTAAACTTTCTAATCTCCAGGTTTGTATTCCGGCGTTTGCAGAACAAAAGCGAATAGTTGAATTTTTAGATAGCAAGTGTGGAGAAATCGACGAAGCTATCAGCAAAAAACAACGCCTAATCGAACTCCTCGAAGAACAAAAAACCATCCTCATTAACCAAGCTGTCACCAAAGGCTTAAACTCTGATGTCTCAATGAAAGATAGCGGCATAGAGTGGCTAGGTGAAATCCCTGAACATTGGGATATATCTAGACTGGGTTTTGTAGCAAAAATAGGCAATGGCAGTACACCAGATAGAGCCAATATATCTTTTTGGAAAAATGGCTCTATTCCTTGGCTAAATAGCTCAAAAGTAAATGAAACAATTGTTACTTATGCAGATCAGTTTGTTACTCCAGAAGCTGTTAATCAATGCCACTTACCAATAGTCAAACCCAATAGCCTAATTCTCGCCATTACTGGAGAAGGTAAAACAAGAGGTACAGTAGCCATCTGTAAAATCGAAACAACGATTAATCAACACTTAGCTTATATTTCACTAATTACAAAAAAAATTCAACTAGACTTTTTATTCCTATATCTTAAAGCCATGTATCAAAATATGAGAAATGATTCTTCGGGAGGTGGAAGCACCAAGGGTGCAATTACTTGTCAAGATATCAAAAAATATTCCTTGCCGATTCCTCCAATTAAAGAACAAAATGAAATTGTTGATAACTTGGAAAAATCAATCTCTATTATGAAAACTTTAAAAGAAAAAATACTTCAAGAAATTGAAAAACTAACAGAACTCAAACAAATTCTAATTGCCGAAGCTGTTACCGGAAAAATCAAGGTTTAG